A region of the Mytilus galloprovincialis chromosome 1, xbMytGall1.hap1.1, whole genome shotgun sequence genome:
ATTACAGTCTCAAGATATAATCTACATATACTATTTGTCACCCATGAAGTTTAATAATTGAAATATACAGCATTGAACTTAAGCTTTATTGATTGACAGCCCCAGTGGTTTAAATTTGACATATCTTATTATTTGATTTACGTAACTAGAGGTTGTAGAAGTAAATATGCTATCAATCGTGAAGAATTTCACAAAAACATTTCATACTATAATATATACCTTAGgaagttaaaacaaaaacaatttaaaatcatacTTAAATTATGCAACTGTACCTTGAGTTGTGAAGAGTTCTATCCTGACGTCATATGACCATTACAGGGACAAGGAAGTTGATAACATCCGTGACTGACGAGCTGGAACTTGCTAACAGACTTTGGAACCGGATAATTTGCAGGTAATTAATAAATTGCAGTTACTTTCATTTTTACTCTATACTAATTAGTTTTCGAAATGTCGAAATGGTCAAACTGTATACATTATCTAAAATACGAAGTGGTATTGAATCAAAGTTAAAcgtttatatgtatgtatatatgatcCACTGAAGTGAATAAATTATTAGACTGATAAACCTTTTAAATTCTTGtaactttataaaaatatgtaacgAATATTTTATTATCAGATacgatatttaaatttaaattatttgaaatagcACGTATAATTAGGTATATGTTCTAATTCATAAAATGAAAACATACTTTACACATAATTCTCTATGAACAAAAATATTCGCTTGAGGGATAAAATATTCGGACTAACACACAAGGGAATCGCTACAATGCAAAGgtacatatgtttttatattaaatacgcTTTTTACATAATTTGCTACTAATTCTGAGAACTAAACAGAAACTAACAATAGCGTGACATTGTGTATATCTGATCTTAAATAAAGGCATCAATAGTATAACGCTGTTAAATTGTCATAAATcaatttaactgaaacaaattcGGCTCTCAAatcaaaaccgagggaaacgcaccaactataagaggaaaacaacggaacaacagaaccACTAAACTGTTACAAAAACAACCCCAGACATAAACGGCAACATAACTAAATACGgtctatttgataacaactgacgtatccctgacttggtacacgacAAACGTCCACGTCTACATATCTAGAGAAGCATAAAGGGGAGTTATTATCAAAATGTGTATTATCAAAAGTTGCTTAATTATCTAATGAACTGAAGTAAGTTACTTTACGTAAAAATAACATATTGTATTTAGTGTTTTGAACACTGATTTGAATATCGcatgttatatttttcaacaaacaCTCAGGTCGAATGTGAAAAATGTCAAATGTTTgacttatataatttaaaataaaatcttctAGTGATAAGATAGCTGAACTAGTACTCACTCCGATGCTGACCATCAATTCACAACCATCACTTGAAAAGATACCAGTAAATTCCATTTTCCTCAAATGTGACTTACGGAATTAGACGTATTACTGGGTTAGTATTAACATGAGTAACATGGGTGCCACATGTCGAGCAAGATCTGCTTATTCCCCTGAAGTACCTGATATCAACCCtcgttttctatgttatgttttttgtacttttgtttgtctgttggattattttagccatggtattatcagtttattttatgagtttgaatgtcccttttatATCTTTCGCGCCCCTTTTAGTAATAAGGAGTAAAATGCAATGCTAAATTATGTTAAATCCACACTGAACATATCATAGAATGGATTTCAATTATAATGATATCTCATTTGTACTGGCACTATATATCTATATTACTGAAGCGATAAGGTTTTGTTTTCCCTTCTTCTTTACCGTTTCTAATAGCTTATAAGAGAacttggcactcacaccacatcttcctatatctattacaCGGGTCCCATATTTTGATACAAGCACGGTCTCTTAAGAATGGCATGTTTAACCgttataaatttaaacaaaaacaatcatgTCCTCTTCATCAATTCTTTATACACAAAATTTGCAATGtcaaaaatacaaatatcatataAAGTATTCAGCCTAGTCACATGAgtattgaaatataaaacagaagaaaTATTAATGCATACTCATTCATTTCATTTATCACACGAGATCACACATCATTTAATGTAACTTTACAATTTTTTAGCAAATGTTTTGAAGTTTTAACCTACTTTTATTGGTATGGTTTCAATATCTCCTAAATTTGACCATATCcattttataaagattttattgtttatcagtaaatttaatagttttatatgcaatttttccaaaatctgtttgttttatgattttataacATGGGCTTTCAGATTTTATTGTTAATACCTATATATgttaatgtatatatgttttaaagcgcttagggtaatttcaatattgtaaatagttgtcaaaggtaccaggatataatttagtacgccagacgcgcgtttcgtctacataggacagtgatgctcatatcaaaatagttataaagccaaacaagtacaaagttgaagagcattgaggatccaaaagtaATGCGCTGTTATAAATActgtataataatgataaataataattcacATTGTGGCATATCATATCAAACTCTGTGGCACTCTTCATTATTCATTGAAAAAAAGCAATTTGAATTACTAAACCAGAAGACACATACAGAGATCCAAACTAATTCTTTAACATTAGTATGTCGTCCATACAAGAAGATTTACTAGAGAAACAAACTTCAAGTTAAATTCAAAACTCAGAAGTCcaaaaaaaactgataaaatcaACCTTCAGAACAAATGGAAAATTACGATCCTAATCAGGGGCCCTACATTATTATGTGTTCTACATTTGGAAGTCGGCTTTATTTTGAAGATATAACATATTAAGCAAAATGTATACAATATCACGaatataaatttaatgttaaagcaACTTGATTAAAAGACTTTCAATTTAAATCTAGTATTATGACTAGTATTCTTAGAAATATTAAAGTAGAATGAATAACATTAAAAGAAATTCTGACGTCTGTCAATCCATTTCACGCATTCTTTCACGTTCtccttttaatgttttataaccTGTTGGAAGCAATTCAAACCTCGTTGATATTCGGTCCTTTGTTTCTGCGTTCACGTAAGTGCCTATCATTTCGGTGCCAGCAATTTCAAGCTCTACCCATCCAAAGGCATACACAGGCCATATTCCATTAGGGGGGTCGATATGAATTTTTGCATGTAAGTTGCATCCTTCGTCTGTAACATACATCGGCTTTTTGTCATCAGAAATATAAATTTCAACAGCAAAAGGTTCCGTTCTTTTAGTTTTGGAATCTTCACTTTCAAAAGTATTATTAATCTCAATCATACCTATATCCCCCACATGAACGTCTTGACCttcaacaaaacaaacatgaaaaatgtgTTTACACCAGTCTTCATTATCCCATCTATAATATTTTTCCCTTCGGTGCTCTCCTTCCTTGAAAGGACGGCTTATGCTGACGCCATACGTATAATTACACACTCTAGATGTTACTATAGAAGAATCATGACCATAAATTACAGCCCCCTTTAACACAGATAATCCACCTTCAACTGGAATGAAAACCTCTAATTCTAACGCGTCTTTAATAGCTTTCTGTAACATTGGACATTCTGAAAACCCCCCAACTAACATAACAGCTGATACGTCACGACATCTGTCATGCttcaaaatatctttaatttctttaattgTCATTGAAATGGATTCACTGTAAAACGATTGAAATAGTTCTCGATCGATGAATAGTTTGTCTCTTTTCACCCTAAGTTTACCACTGAAGCAAGAATTTTCTATTATGTTTGAAATACTACAACCCGTCTTCGATTCTAAAAGCTCTGCTAAGTTTGCTGGAAATCTAGTTGATATATTAGAACTTTCATTTCCTTTGAAGGATTTCTTTGCCGTTTCAAAGCACCTCATCATTTCATTATAATCTAATCCTTGTGTTTGTTTAAATTCCATGAATACATCTCCTCCTAGCAGTTTCTTTAGTAACTTGCGATACTCTTGGTTGACCCATTCACCACCCCACGAACCTCCAcatattttatgaattattttcaaGTGACCATCAGGTAAAACTTCTTGGGCAGATATGTCAACAGTACCAcctataaaaaaagttatatggTTATTGTATATCttacaagtacatttgtagttgatACGTCAAATGCATTAGGTATAAGTCACAAATATGTTAACTATAGAACTATTAAACGTACAAATAGTTGATATGTCAACTGTACTACCTACTAAAGAATGACATGTAAATAGAACAAACATCAATAGATtgatatactaaaaaaaaatcaacttgagattcatttattttcaaaacgtTAATACGCTCGTTTGGTTATGATGATAAAAACATAGATGTGGGTATCAGAAGTGCTTGAAAGATTTGCCGTCGGAAAATTTtcagaaataattaaaataataactgTATACTGCACTAGACGTAATATTCTGTGTACATATTTTCTAGCTTTACCGAGACCATACTGAGAGGGTCATTTATAAATCTAAGCTTATCGCAATCGTAGAGATTTGTCCGAATACAATCCAAAACAAATACGGTACAATAAAACTCCATCTTTATTCCTTTATATTTCGATTTTCTTTTACAATAACAGGGCATCAAAAAACATTGAACAACTTAATATacttatttttgatttttaatgcTTGGTTTTGCTGTGTACTTTTCACGGTATTTAGCTATTTTCATGATAGTTCTTTTTTGAAGATCgtatatttaataattatattacCCCCAGCATCAACTACTATAACTTTTCTGCCAGGATTTAACGatcttaatatagttgttttattTTCCCCAACGAATTTATCTACAGGTATGAGACGCATATATATTGATGCTGCCTCAGGCTCATACACAATACAGAATTTATCTCCTGCAATTCCAGCCTAAAAGAAAATGAATGTTTAGTGTGTTTATATTTGCAATACAAAActaattttacatatattttttcaatattcagaTGACATTAGTAATCGCCCGTTTAAATACTACCTACTTCAGATGACTATAAGGTTGGTCACAGAGGTTTTCACATGTTTACTTCTACAAGAAATCTGGAAAAAAAGCTGAATCCATCTATATTTTTGCCTAATTACCATTCAAGGTTTTTAACACTTAAATCATTATTGAAACCGTATTAATGTGAACCTCTATTTCCCCCTTAGCTAGAAATGGATAACCTATGCATTAGGCGTGTTAAGttatcaaatggaaaataatgtcaacattgaaagtgaaacaagggtaaaCCATTTGACTGAccgattcgatccacaaaaactaTTTCTTATGCAGGtaaacaaataattaagatatatttTAACCTATAATAAGAACTCAAATTGTCCAGGAAATATCCAGTAGAAAGAGTTGGCTATCTATTTATATGtgtgtttatgtttatatcaggTTATATGACCGTCTTCAGTCTTCGGAGGTCACCACGATGATTATTTATCTTGTATCTAGACTAAAATACTCACGAACATTTAATCGAGGTTGTGCAttgtaaataaatgcattttgtgaattggatatacgttttagtatgttataaataaaatacgaGAATTTAAGTCAAATCAGCGGACGTGAATTCGACAGCTAGTGCGCCTTTGATACTGtttaacataaatattttatataaaaaaaatgatacatgtcTGTTAGTTCTTATTTCTTATAATCTTGAAACTTAAATGCTACATGTTTCCATCTAAGTTCATTAAGAATATGTTGAACATgaaggtaaaatataaaaactgaatgAATCGCATGAAGTCCAAAAGGAGCTACACTGGAGTTGTCGACTAGGTACGCTACGAGAAACGGCATTTTAATCTggtatttcaattgttttctgaatgattttatatgttcttgtgctTAACATTGTTGTGTTTGTTCTTACCCCTTCAGCAGCTTCTCTCATGAATTGTTTACATGCATCGTTCCAAATAGCTGGGACCGTTATTACCCATTTAATCAAATCATTATTTACTCCAAGGTTCCTTTTCTTAAACTGGTCAAGCAgatgtttttttaagaatttaattGCTAATCTAAATACTCTTTTGGCTGAAACTTTTTTTCCATTCATTTCCTCCATTTTAAAATCGTCTCGAATATCCTGTAAAGAATAAAGTTACAAATATAGTACAAAGTGTTTGCATTTGTGAATAGTTTGTGTTTTTATCTATTATTCTTTTGAATGGATTGATATGATTGTATACATATTGGGATTTAAACTGTctttaatctatcacagtcgttCTAATGTTTATCGAGTATACGATATGTGAAGTCATTTGGAACTTTTCTTCTGTTAGATATCAAACTAGTCTTGATTTATTGTACGTTAAATTAAAACGTCTGCTCTCTTAACTTAATTGTGCAATATATCATAACAACGTACCTGTCCTAAAACAACGGCTTCATACAGTTTCATTTTAAACTCTTTTAAGTAGTACCATGAATTCTGTtcattattttcacaaataattgaATACTGGTCTTCAGCATCGTGTCCAAAGGCAACAAATTTCTTCTTAGAGTTTAGAAGAATAGCGGAGGGTGCTTTGTATGTAATATTGCCTCCACTCTCTGCTGACCAATAGGGGGTGTTAACGTTTATAGGGTTTGCTGCAAACTCATAGCGGAAGGAGAATGCATATCCTGAACCATGACTTCCGAGATCTATTGCTACTACTACTAACACGGGATCATTTACAGTCGCCATAGTTTCTGGAAAGAAATTAAATGAGACAACGTTAATATGGATAGATTTGCCTCAAAGcaaaatttttataaacaaaatgtgaTTGAACACATACTTATTTGAGTATAAGGATTTTTAAATCgtttttctaaaaatataattcaattaatgtttCATCAAAAGACTTACCTGGAGGAAAATTTAATCATTCGTTGGTCTGTAAAATCCAATGAGTATCGATCTGCTGACAAGGAAGAAGTTTACAAACCAATTCCTTCCCAGATCAGGTTCATGGTAGGCTTTATATTCAAATTCTTactatttaaatttttgttttctttcagttgacccttttaattgatttttagataataatGTAGGTATTCGTCTTTGAGAATCTGTAATCAAATAAAGAATTTTAGACTTCAGCGATACATTATCAATCTATGATATTGCAGTTATTAGAGTAAACAAAAATCCTAAATCAAAAATTAAGTAGAAAACAGACGACAAGAAGTTCAAAAAGAATAATATCAACAAAACCCTACACGGAAAATAAAAGGTAGAACAATAAAACGACACAAACAACTCAGTTGACCTCAGATGATCAGATTCTTCTTTGCTAGTGATACAATTCGTGTTATccctgcaaaaagtaaaatcacaaaaatactgaactccaaggaaaattcaaaaagtaaagaccctattcaaatggcaataTAGATAGATAAagcacattaaacgaatggataccaaatgtcatattcatgactttgtacaggcattgaCTGACTCCTTACTGTTTAGATGGAATCATACAGTAATGGTTcgacaaatttctttttttctattttaaatctGAAGACATTGGCAAAAATTATAAACCATTGGTACCTCTAAGTTCTACGATTACTGGTGTTAAGCAAAGTTTGTACTGAATACCTATGATATAGGATAGCTGAAAGTGTTATACATAAACATGTACagacatttgaaattaaaatattacaaaaaaactaTATAGACATAAAATCAAAAGCATCACAAACCTCTCAAGAAACTAGAACGCATACACTGTTCCACCAGTATCATCATTTGTGTTGCTTAATTTATGTTAACCTGGTTAAAAGATATGGCTTCAACTCtaaacagcaatattgtaacaaagaaaaaattttaataaacaaaccaAGTCTTGGAATCAACTTGCCTGAACTTTGTTATACAGTCTCTACATCCAAGTGATATTAGAAGGTTGCTTCGTAAAAATAGAAAGCTCACAGTTGAAAAGCCGAGCTTTGTTGTAAAActtcaattttaaaaatgtttgaaattttgttAGATGTACGTAAAACTACAATGATTTTGTTGTTAGcatctttgttatatttatttctaGGATTGTTTGAAATTTGTAGTCAGTTATGTTTTAGTTGTGATGTATGATTACACAGTTTTGGCTGTTGGATCCAAATTATTGTCATATTAGGTACATGTTATTATGTTTGTGTGGGTAGTCCATCCATTTTATTAGACAACGGAATTAAAAATAACTGGCCAATACATGTGGACGGTTTAGCGAACTATAAAAACCCGTTTAAGCCACCATTATTTTCAGAAAAAGCGTGTACCAAATCAGGAGTTTAAAGTTGTTTACCATTCTTTTCGTTGTTTGATAAAttctaacattttattttttcatttactaTTGACATTCCCTTTTGAAAATACTTTggaattcattatttttgttactttctttttgtatcaaattgagaatggaaatggggaatctgttaaagagacaacaacccgaccatagaaaagacaacatcagaaggtcaccaacaggtcttcaatgtagcgagaaattcccgtacccggaggtgtccttcggctggccctaaacaaatatttatactagttcagtgataatgaacgccatactaaactccaaattgtacacaaa
Encoded here:
- the LOC143054272 gene encoding heat shock 70 kDa protein 12A-like, which encodes MATVNDPVLVVVAIDLGSHGSGYAFSFRYEFAANPINVNTPYWSAESGGNITYKAPSAILLNSKKKFVAFGHDAEDQYSIICENNEQNSWYYLKEFKMKLYEAVVLGQDIRDDFKMEEMNGKKVSAKRVFRLAIKFLKKHLLDQFKKRNLGVNNDLIKWVITVPAIWNDACKQFMREAAEGAGIAGDKFCIVYEPEAASIYMRLIPVDKFVGENKTTILRSLNPGRKVIVVDAGGGTVDISAQEVLPDGHLKIIHKICGGSWGGEWVNQEYRKLLKKLLGGDVFMEFKQTQGLDYNEMMRCFETAKKSFKGNESSNISTRFPANLAELLESKTGCSISNIIENSCFSGKLRVKRDKLFIDRELFQSFYSESISMTIKEIKDILKHDRCRDVSAVMLVGGFSECPMLQKAIKDALELEVFIPVEGGLSVLKGAVIYGHDSSIVTSRVCNYTYGVSISRPFKEGEHRREKYYRWDNEDWCKHIFHVCFVEGQDVHVGDIGMIEINNTFESEDSKTKRTEPFAVEIYISDDKKPMYVTDEGCNLHAKIHIDPPNGIWPVYAFGWVELEIAGTEMIGTYVNAETKDRISTRFELLPTGYKTLKGERERMREMD